One window of the Natronomonas marina genome contains the following:
- a CDS encoding ABC transporter permease, with amino-acid sequence MSRLGRVAAETRAAWYAFTRRRTAVFFTFFFPVILILIFGVLVRTDPTSGGLFTEPAGYYVAGYIAVVVLFTPLSRVGSEVARHREGNRFEKLATTPLSRAEWLLAQTLVNVAVIGLAAVLILGLVLAVTDAAFSPSPLVVPYVAVGVALFCGLGAILGRVADSQDGVVAASNGVALPLLFLSRTFVPPALLPAWFRPLMELSPLTYFARGLRAATFPSAAADNAGLVGTDPYLNLAVLAVLAVAFFAAGAVALPRTD; translated from the coding sequence ATGAGCCGCCTCGGACGAGTCGCCGCCGAGACGCGGGCCGCGTGGTACGCTTTCACCCGACGCCGGACGGCGGTCTTCTTCACGTTCTTCTTCCCGGTCATCCTCATCCTCATCTTCGGCGTCCTGGTGCGGACGGACCCGACGAGTGGCGGCCTGTTCACCGAGCCGGCGGGCTACTACGTCGCGGGCTACATCGCCGTCGTCGTCCTCTTCACCCCGCTGTCGCGGGTCGGCAGCGAGGTGGCTCGCCACCGCGAGGGCAACCGCTTCGAGAAACTGGCGACGACGCCTTTGTCCCGCGCCGAGTGGCTCCTGGCCCAGACGCTCGTCAACGTCGCCGTCATCGGGCTGGCGGCGGTTCTCATCCTCGGGCTGGTGCTCGCCGTCACCGACGCCGCCTTCTCGCCGTCGCCGCTCGTCGTGCCCTACGTCGCCGTCGGCGTCGCGCTGTTCTGCGGGCTCGGGGCGATACTCGGCCGCGTCGCCGACTCACAGGACGGCGTCGTCGCCGCCTCCAACGGCGTCGCCCTCCCCCTCCTCTTCCTCTCGCGGACGTTCGTCCCGCCCGCCCTGCTGCCCGCGTGGTTCCGGCCGCTGATGGAACTGTCGCCGCTGACCTACTTCGCCCGCGGGCTCCGGGCGGCCACGTTCCCCTCGGCGGCCGCCGACAACGCCGGCCTCGTCGGCACCGACCCGTACCTCAACCTCGCGGTGTTGGCCGTCCTCGCGGTGGCCTTCTTCGCGGCCGGCGCCGTCGCCCTGCCGCGAACGGACTAG
- a CDS encoding ABC transporter ATP-binding protein, translated as MVIRAESVRRRYGSTVALDGVSFAVESGEVFALVGPNGAGKTTLIRALTGTTKADGDVEVFGGPPAAVSGERLGLLPQEFSPAGRLTARELVAYYGGLYDESRSPDAVLEDVGVDDAADTHYENLSGGQKRRVCVGTALVNDPELLVLDEPTTGIDPAGRREMWDLIEGLADSGTTVLLTTHYMAEAERLADRVGLLADGRLVALGTPAELIDRHGGADRLVVDVGDEGDAARALERAGYRVLPDERHLAVGVGPGEIPAVVETLDEAGVDYERLTWRQPDLEDVYLAVTGAEVDAETVEREAVGR; from the coding sequence ATGGTCATCCGTGCGGAGTCGGTGCGTCGCCGCTACGGGTCGACGGTGGCGCTCGACGGCGTCTCCTTCGCCGTCGAGTCCGGCGAGGTGTTCGCCCTCGTCGGCCCGAACGGCGCCGGCAAGACGACGCTGATACGCGCCCTGACGGGCACGACGAAGGCCGACGGCGACGTCGAGGTGTTCGGCGGGCCGCCCGCTGCGGTGTCGGGCGAACGGCTCGGCCTCCTCCCCCAGGAGTTCTCGCCGGCCGGCCGGCTGACGGCCCGCGAACTCGTCGCCTACTACGGCGGTCTCTACGACGAATCCCGGAGTCCCGACGCCGTCCTCGAGGACGTCGGGGTCGACGACGCCGCCGACACCCACTACGAGAACCTCTCCGGCGGCCAGAAGCGCCGCGTCTGCGTCGGGACCGCCCTGGTCAACGACCCCGAGTTGCTCGTGCTGGACGAGCCGACGACCGGCATCGACCCCGCCGGTCGACGGGAGATGTGGGACCTGATCGAGGGACTTGCCGACAGCGGGACGACCGTCCTGCTGACGACCCACTACATGGCGGAGGCCGAGCGGCTGGCCGACCGGGTCGGCCTGCTCGCCGACGGCCGACTGGTCGCGCTCGGCACGCCCGCGGAACTGATCGACCGCCACGGCGGCGCCGACCGCCTCGTCGTCGACGTCGGCGACGAGGGCGACGCCGCCCGGGCCCTGGAGAGGGCGGGCTACCGGGTGCTGCCCGACGAGCGACACCTCGCGGTCGGCGTCGGCCCCGGGGAGATTCCGGCCGTCGTCGAGACGCTCGACGAGGCCGGCGTCGACTACGAGCGGCTCACCTGGCGCCAGCCTGACCTCGAGGACGTCTACCTCGCCGTGACAGGTGCCGAGGTAGACGCCGAGACGGTCGAACGGGAGGCGGTGGGCCGATGA
- a CDS encoding DUF7546 family protein, whose translation MPSVERLAEAVPSRRRLATVALLVNLQAVGVVLYYAFSSATLTAPRYVVYGLLWVNVGLLAVATADRPDDIGFRRRRRALAVAAAYFGLLAVFGGLVGTGLGADATGLRVAWLTPGWGPALVYGGHTVSFVLMPAYVVGYLALSYLLYVTVLDAAVSAVGGVLGLVSCVSCTWPVLATVGSALFGGAGVLATSVTEVPYDVSTVVFLLTVALLYWRPGFR comes from the coding sequence CTGCCGTCGGTCGAGCGCCTCGCCGAGGCCGTTCCCTCCCGCCGCCGGCTGGCGACCGTCGCCCTCCTCGTCAACCTCCAGGCCGTCGGCGTCGTGCTGTACTACGCCTTCAGCAGCGCGACGCTCACCGCGCCGCGGTACGTCGTCTACGGGCTCCTGTGGGTGAACGTCGGTCTGCTGGCGGTCGCTACTGCCGACCGCCCCGACGACATCGGGTTCCGGCGCCGTCGGCGCGCGCTGGCCGTGGCGGCGGCGTACTTCGGGTTGCTCGCGGTCTTCGGCGGCCTGGTCGGGACCGGCCTCGGGGCCGACGCGACCGGTCTCCGGGTCGCCTGGCTGACGCCCGGGTGGGGCCCCGCCCTCGTCTACGGCGGCCACACCGTCTCGTTCGTGCTGATGCCCGCCTACGTGGTCGGCTACCTCGCGCTGTCGTACCTGCTGTACGTGACGGTACTGGACGCGGCGGTCTCGGCGGTCGGCGGCGTCCTCGGGCTGGTCTCGTGTGTCTCCTGTACGTGGCCCGTGCTTGCGACCGTCGGGTCGGCGCTGTTCGGCGGCGCCGGCGTCCTCGCTACATCGGTCACCGAGGTGCCCTACGACGTCTCGACCGTGGTGTTCCTCCTGACCGTGGCGCTGCTGTACTGGCGACCCGGCTTCCGGTAG
- a CDS encoding cytochrome C oxidase subunit IV family protein: MASDSLRFYGLIYVALVVLATLKVVFERQFDYWIAVGGILVFASIKTLLIVGYFQHLRWERRSLSGLMALALALFVLLMVAASFSVT; this comes from the coding sequence ATGGCGAGCGATTCGTTACGCTTCTACGGCCTGATTTACGTGGCGCTGGTCGTGCTGGCCACGCTGAAGGTGGTGTTCGAGCGGCAATTCGACTACTGGATCGCCGTCGGCGGCATTCTGGTCTTCGCCTCGATAAAGACGCTGCTCATCGTCGGCTACTTCCAGCACCTCCGCTGGGAGCGGCGGTCGCTCTCGGGACTGATGGCGCTTGCGCTTGCGCTTTTCGTCCTGTTGATGGTGGCCGCTAGCTTCTCGGTTACGTGA